A single Cryomorphaceae bacterium DNA region contains:
- a CDS encoding LruC domain-containing protein, whose translation MKKGIVFIFTLFTFVGLQAQVSQDFESGNRNQVRANCWQMNGLNTSGGANSISGNYSARTDNLKKPNGTPNVVSPWVNVSSNTQVSFLFNKTSNSTSNVRIQVIAIGEDQAEQVVWGPQPVNMGNQTGTFNLTLDGNYQFKFEFLSGGGGNSRGLLDDIVIPGTYAADITANPGDGNCPLLEEECPDRDGDGVCDDEDDYPDDPELAYNNYYPGEDEVGALAFEDSWPSYADFDFNDLVVLYRLNTITNADNDAARLVWGFYVQAVGGSKKYAFAIQLDDIVPNQIESVTNQILSGVTQVNLNGTEPGQSKAVIVVFDEVNNVINRPGGSFYNTIPGNPTGVSDTVLITIDLSQPLNPDYFLGSPPYNPFIFADLNRGQEIHMANMPPTDLADPNLFGTGNDDTNPSNGRYYRSVDDFCWAVDIPEYFDYPVEKADIVTAHLKFPTWCQSDGEQFTDWYKAKSGYRDDSNIYD comes from the coding sequence ATGAAGAAAGGTATTGTTTTCATCTTCACTCTTTTCACGTTTGTAGGACTACAAGCCCAAGTGAGCCAGGATTTTGAATCAGGAAATCGCAATCAAGTCCGTGCCAATTGCTGGCAGATGAACGGACTCAATACTAGCGGCGGAGCCAATTCCATATCAGGCAACTATAGCGCGCGAACCGATAATCTCAAGAAGCCGAACGGTACTCCAAATGTGGTTTCACCCTGGGTCAACGTTTCCTCGAATACGCAGGTGTCCTTTCTCTTTAACAAGACGAGCAATAGCACCAGTAATGTTCGAATTCAGGTCATAGCTATTGGTGAGGATCAGGCTGAACAGGTGGTTTGGGGGCCGCAACCGGTAAATATGGGCAACCAAACGGGGACCTTTAATCTCACACTAGACGGAAATTATCAATTCAAATTTGAGTTTTTGAGCGGCGGCGGTGGGAACAGCCGTGGATTACTGGATGACATTGTCATTCCTGGAACCTACGCGGCGGATATTACGGCCAATCCCGGAGATGGGAATTGTCCGCTTTTGGAAGAAGAATGTCCGGATCGCGATGGAGATGGAGTTTGTGACGACGAAGATGATTATCCCGACGATCCCGAACTCGCCTACAACAACTACTATCCAGGAGAGGATGAGGTTGGAGCTTTGGCCTTCGAAGATTCATGGCCTTCGTATGCAGACTTCGACTTCAACGACTTAGTTGTGCTTTATCGCCTGAACACCATCACAAATGCGGACAACGACGCGGCGCGCCTAGTATGGGGCTTTTATGTCCAAGCGGTTGGAGGGTCAAAGAAATATGCCTTCGCCATACAACTAGACGATATCGTCCCAAATCAGATTGAATCGGTAACCAATCAAATCTTGAGCGGGGTTACTCAAGTCAACCTGAACGGTACGGAGCCAGGACAGAGCAAAGCCGTCATTGTGGTTTTTGATGAAGTAAATAACGTCATCAATCGTCCTGGTGGTTCTTTTTACAATACCATACCCGGAAACCCCACGGGAGTATCCGATACAGTCTTGATTACCATAGACTTATCTCAGCCATTGAATCCTGATTATTTCTTGGGTTCCCCGCCGTACAATCCCTTCATCTTCGCGGACTTAAATCGCGGGCAGGAAATTCACATGGCGAATATGCCACCAACCGATTTAGCCGATCCAAATTTGTTTGGAACCGGAAATGACGATACAAACCCCTCAAATGGTCGTTACTACCGGAGTGTTGACGATTTCTGTTGGGCCGTAGACATCCCGGAATACTTCGATTACCCCGTAGAAAAGGCAGATATAGTAACTGCCCACCTCAAGTTTCCGACTTGGTGTCAGTCTGATGGTGAGCAGTTTACGGATTGGTATAAAGCCAAGTCTGGCTATCGAGATGATTCGAACATCTACGATTAA
- the msrA gene encoding peptide-methionine (S)-S-oxide reductase MsrA, producing MKKWTSILSALVMSLVACGRTSGPKEPIFSNIEPLEEADMNDQSGILETATLGAGCFWCVEAVFQRLEGVESVRSGYSGGEVKNPTYREVTTGRTGHAEVIQLTYDPTVITFDEILEIFWQTHDPTTMNRQGADVGTQYRSAVFYHNEEQRSKAEYYKQQLNSEGVFPNPIVTEITEFDSFYPAEDYHQDYYNLNGSQPYCTYVIDPKVEKLKKVFADKLKEEYR from the coding sequence ATGAAGAAATGGACCAGCATATTGAGCGCCCTTGTTATGAGCCTTGTGGCTTGTGGACGGACCAGTGGGCCCAAAGAACCAATTTTTAGCAATATAGAACCCTTGGAGGAAGCAGATATGAATGATCAAAGTGGCATTTTAGAGACCGCGACTTTGGGAGCGGGATGTTTTTGGTGTGTAGAAGCCGTTTTTCAACGCCTAGAAGGAGTTGAGAGTGTGCGAAGTGGATATAGTGGTGGTGAGGTGAAGAATCCGACTTATCGCGAGGTGACCACAGGGCGAACCGGTCATGCGGAAGTGATCCAATTGACCTACGACCCAACGGTGATCACCTTTGATGAGATTTTGGAAATCTTCTGGCAAACCCACGATCCGACCACGATGAATCGCCAAGGAGCTGACGTCGGTACTCAATACCGAAGCGCAGTGTTTTACCACAATGAAGAGCAGCGTTCAAAAGCGGAGTACTACAAGCAACAGCTTAATTCAGAAGGCGTATTCCCCAACCCTATCGTAACGGAAATCACGGAATTTGACTCCTTCTACCCAGCCGAAGACTATCACCAGGACTATTACAACCTAAACGGGTCTCAACCGTACTGCACGTACGTTATTGATCCCAAGGTTGAGAAATTGAAAAAGGTCTTTGCCGATAAGCTTAAAGAAGAGTACCGTTAA
- the ettA gene encoding energy-dependent translational throttle protein EttA, producing the protein MSDDKKIIFSMVNVSKSYTNNKQVLKDIYLSFFYGAKIGILGLNGSGKSSLLKIIAGVDKSYQGEVHFSDGYSVGYLPQEPELDENKTVEEVVKEGMKEIVDVLAEYEQVNEAFMDPAVMEDPDKMQKLIDRQAALQDKIEAAGGWELDQKLGRAMDALRTPEGDTPIKNLSGGERRRVALCRLLLQEPDILLLDEPTNHLDAESVDWLEQHLQRYAGTVIAVTHDRYFLDNVAGWILELDRGEGIPWKGNYSSWLDQKAKRLEQEEKQESKRRKTLERELEWVRMSPKGRQAKSKARLSNYDKLLEEGTKGKEEKLEIFIPPGPRLGNKVIEAKNVSKAFGDKLLYEDLNFVLPPAGIVGIIGPNGAGKSTIFRMIMGQQDPDGGSFDMGETVKIAYVDQQHAVVDPEKSIWENISGGNEIIEVGGRSINSRAYVSRFNFSGSDQSKKVGVLSGGERNRLHLAMTLKEEGNVLLLDEPTNDLDVNTLRALEEGLENFAGCAVVISHDRWFLDRICTHILAFEGDSQVYYFEGSYSEYEENKKKRLGDTGPKRIKYKKLVK; encoded by the coding sequence ATGAGCGACGATAAAAAGATCATCTTTTCGATGGTCAACGTGAGCAAAAGCTACACGAACAACAAGCAAGTACTTAAAGATATTTACCTCAGCTTCTTCTATGGAGCCAAGATTGGGATTCTCGGTCTCAACGGTTCTGGAAAATCTTCATTGCTGAAGATCATTGCCGGAGTAGACAAGAGCTACCAAGGAGAAGTTCACTTTTCAGACGGATACAGTGTAGGGTACCTTCCTCAAGAGCCTGAATTGGACGAGAACAAGACGGTCGAAGAAGTCGTCAAAGAAGGAATGAAGGAAATCGTCGATGTGCTTGCCGAATACGAGCAAGTGAATGAAGCCTTCATGGACCCTGCTGTTATGGAGGATCCAGACAAAATGCAAAAGCTCATTGATCGTCAGGCAGCGCTTCAAGATAAGATCGAGGCCGCAGGAGGATGGGAATTGGACCAGAAGCTGGGCCGAGCGATGGATGCATTGCGGACCCCAGAAGGCGATACGCCCATCAAGAACCTATCAGGTGGGGAGCGACGCCGAGTTGCCCTATGTCGTTTGTTGCTTCAAGAGCCAGATATTCTACTGCTCGATGAGCCGACGAACCACCTAGATGCCGAGTCCGTGGATTGGCTCGAGCAGCACTTGCAACGGTATGCGGGAACGGTCATTGCCGTGACGCACGACCGGTACTTCTTGGACAATGTCGCGGGATGGATTCTGGAGCTCGACCGCGGAGAAGGTATTCCATGGAAAGGAAACTACAGCAGCTGGCTGGATCAAAAGGCCAAGCGTCTAGAGCAAGAAGAAAAACAAGAAAGCAAACGCCGAAAGACCTTGGAGCGCGAGCTCGAGTGGGTGCGCATGAGCCCGAAAGGGCGCCAGGCTAAGAGCAAGGCGCGTTTGAGCAACTACGACAAACTGCTTGAAGAAGGCACTAAAGGAAAAGAAGAGAAACTGGAGATCTTCATTCCGCCCGGGCCTCGCCTCGGGAACAAAGTGATTGAGGCGAAAAACGTCAGTAAGGCCTTCGGGGACAAGCTGCTCTATGAAGACCTCAACTTCGTCCTTCCACCGGCAGGCATCGTGGGTATCATTGGACCAAACGGGGCAGGTAAATCGACCATTTTCCGCATGATTATGGGGCAACAAGATCCAGATGGCGGAAGCTTTGATATGGGCGAAACTGTGAAGATAGCCTATGTGGATCAGCAGCATGCCGTAGTCGATCCCGAGAAGAGTATTTGGGAAAATATCAGCGGCGGAAACGAAATCATCGAAGTCGGCGGTCGCAGCATCAACTCACGCGCCTATGTCAGTCGCTTCAACTTTAGCGGTTCCGATCAGAGCAAGAAGGTCGGTGTCTTGTCTGGTGGAGAGCGCAATCGCTTGCACTTGGCCATGACCCTTAAAGAAGAAGGAAACGTACTGCTGCTCGATGAGCCGACGAACGACTTGGACGTGAATACGTTGCGCGCCTTGGAAGAAGGTTTGGAGAACTTCGCCGGATGCGCGGTGGTCATCTCTCACGATCGCTGGTTCTTGGATCGAATCTGTACGCACATCTTGGCCTTTGAAGGCGATTCACAGGTGTACTACTTCGAAGGAAGCTACAGCGAGTACGAAGAGAACAAGAAAAAGCGTTTGGGTGATACCGGACCTAAACGAATCAAGTACAAGAAACTCGTCAAGTAA
- a CDS encoding carboxypeptidase-like regulatory domain-containing protein — protein sequence MKKVFSVLAFLLMFSLAYGQMETIELSGQVLSRETFKPLTLVNVINLRDRTGTVTNKEGKFSLRVRRTDTIILSSVDHVKDTLTFGHVTSKQHFVQALLSPKVYVLREVEVGELGNYDKLKNKILEWERNKKRTARAFVEEPEPVRTEAPEKIAATWASPFDLLYETFGKRPKQLRKLAELERQDAYEAALEYRFTPRVVNALTGLEGDDLIRFMRKCRFSFEFVFTASDYEFYMAILDYYRAYERDQARKELDYVDY from the coding sequence GTGAAAAAAGTATTCAGTGTATTGGCGTTTCTCTTGATGTTTTCATTGGCCTACGGCCAGATGGAGACCATAGAGCTTTCAGGTCAAGTACTGAGCCGCGAAACATTCAAGCCGCTTACCCTGGTGAACGTCATTAACCTCAGGGATCGAACGGGTACCGTCACCAATAAAGAAGGAAAGTTCAGTCTGCGCGTCCGCCGAACTGATACGATTATTCTCTCCAGCGTAGATCACGTCAAGGATACTTTGACCTTCGGGCATGTCACCTCAAAGCAACACTTTGTTCAGGCACTCCTTTCTCCCAAAGTATATGTCCTTCGCGAAGTAGAGGTGGGAGAACTGGGGAACTATGACAAACTAAAGAACAAGATTCTAGAGTGGGAGCGGAACAAGAAGCGAACGGCTAGAGCCTTTGTTGAAGAACCAGAACCGGTTCGAACGGAAGCCCCTGAGAAGATTGCGGCTACTTGGGCCAGTCCCTTTGATCTCTTGTACGAGACCTTCGGAAAGCGCCCCAAACAGTTGCGCAAATTAGCAGAGTTGGAGCGTCAGGATGCGTATGAGGCGGCCCTGGAGTATCGGTTTACCCCTAGAGTTGTGAATGCCTTAACGGGCTTGGAAGGGGATGACCTGATCAGGTTCATGCGCAAATGCCGGTTCAGTTTTGAATTTGTGTTCACTGCTTCGGATTACGAGTTTTACATGGCTATTCTGGATTATTATAGAGCCTACGAACGTGATCAGGCGCGGAAAGAGCTCGATTACGTCGATTACTGA
- a CDS encoding 4-hydroxy-3-methylbut-2-enyl diphosphate reductase has translation MKSFDIPTFYRSPIIGPIKEARKITDPRKKDFTPTILDFGTVRFVIARHFGFCYGVENAIEISYRAIEENPGKRIFLLSQMIHNQEVNADLESHGLRFIQDTLGNQLISWDEIGKDDVVIVPAFGTTLEIEALLKEKGIETATYDTTCPFVTRVWKRADKLSEQEYSLIIHGKHRHEETRATFSHTSAKSPALVIKDMDEAKVLGAIMRGDRPLEDFYSFFEGRFSSDFDPAKHLGRFGVINQTTMLATETQAITDYLKAISLEKYGEENIRDHVADTRDTLCYATNDNQESTYGLLEHSADIAVVVGGYNSSNTSHLVELCEEKLPTFFVNSEQEIEGAQSIHHFDLHKKERVHSDSFLPNVDEVPEIILTSGASCPDAIVDRVMMRILEYYPGHRDPEAVVTEITSSPENS, from the coding sequence ATGAAGAGTTTCGATATCCCCACGTTTTACCGGTCGCCCATCATCGGGCCCATTAAGGAAGCCCGGAAGATTACAGACCCACGAAAGAAGGATTTCACGCCGACCATTCTGGACTTTGGGACGGTGCGCTTTGTGATCGCCCGTCATTTTGGGTTCTGTTATGGGGTAGAAAATGCCATTGAGATTTCGTACCGAGCCATCGAGGAGAATCCGGGTAAGCGGATCTTTTTATTGAGCCAAATGATTCACAATCAGGAGGTCAACGCGGACTTGGAAAGTCACGGCTTGCGATTCATTCAAGATACACTTGGAAATCAACTCATCTCTTGGGATGAAATAGGAAAGGACGATGTGGTTATTGTTCCTGCCTTTGGGACCACCTTGGAGATTGAAGCGCTCCTCAAGGAGAAGGGAATCGAAACCGCCACCTACGATACCACTTGCCCCTTTGTGACTCGAGTTTGGAAACGGGCCGATAAGCTCAGTGAGCAAGAGTACTCCCTCATTATTCACGGGAAGCACAGGCATGAAGAGACGCGGGCCACCTTTAGTCATACCAGTGCCAAATCTCCTGCATTGGTGATCAAGGATATGGATGAAGCCAAGGTTCTGGGAGCCATCATGCGGGGAGACCGTCCGTTGGAAGACTTCTATTCCTTTTTTGAAGGGCGGTTTAGCTCGGATTTTGACCCAGCCAAGCACCTTGGTCGATTTGGGGTCATCAATCAAACGACCATGTTGGCGACCGAAACACAGGCCATAACGGACTATTTGAAGGCTATTTCACTTGAGAAGTACGGTGAAGAAAATATTCGGGATCACGTTGCCGATACTCGGGACACCCTGTGTTATGCCACCAATGATAATCAAGAGAGTACATACGGACTGCTGGAGCACTCTGCGGATATTGCCGTTGTAGTGGGAGGGTACAACAGTTCGAATACCAGCCACTTGGTCGAGCTTTGTGAAGAAAAGCTACCGACCTTTTTTGTCAACTCAGAACAGGAGATTGAGGGAGCGCAGAGCATTCATCACTTTGACCTGCACAAGAAAGAGCGTGTTCACAGTGACTCCTTCCTGCCGAACGTCGATGAGGTGCCTGAGATTATCCTGACGAGCGGGGCAAGTTGTCCGGATGCCATCGTGGACCGAGTGATGATGCGCATTTTGGAATACTATCCAGGCCATCGTGATCCAGAGGCCGTTGTCACTGAGATTACTTCAAGTCCGGAAAATTCCTGA
- a CDS encoding type I restriction enzyme HsdR N-terminal domain-containing protein, with product MQELNLPTYPFKIRKHTDGTMEILDPVRNKYIILTPEEWVRQHFVQFMISEGGLPAGRIAIEYSIELNRMARRCDAVYFNQEGKPQLIVECKRPTVAITQETFDQIARYNLVLQVPYLAVTNGLEHYYCTLDHEEKRYRFLRNFPDLK from the coding sequence ATGCAGGAATTGAACTTACCGACGTATCCCTTCAAAATCCGAAAGCACACAGATGGCACAATGGAGATTTTGGACCCCGTCCGGAACAAATATATCATATTGACCCCGGAAGAATGGGTACGCCAGCACTTTGTTCAGTTCATGATTTCTGAAGGCGGCTTACCTGCAGGAAGAATTGCTATTGAATATTCCATTGAACTCAATCGCATGGCTCGACGGTGCGATGCTGTTTATTTCAACCAAGAGGGAAAACCACAGCTCATTGTGGAGTGTAAGCGACCAACAGTAGCCATCACTCAGGAAACATTTGATCAGATTGCTCGATACAACTTGGTTCTTCAAGTCCCCTACTTAGCCGTCACGAACGGTCTTGAGCATTACTACTGTACCCTGGACCACGAAGAAAAACGCTATCGCTTTCTCAGGAATTTTCCGGACTTGAAGTAA
- a CDS encoding AMP nucleosidase, translating into MKNKEDIIANWLPRYTGLALEDFGKYILLTNFDNYVDLFAEMQGAEVRGLDKAMPSATADGITMINFGMGSPNAATMMDLLGAIDPKAVLFLGKCGGLKKKNELGDLILPLAAIRGEGTSNDFFPPEVPALPAFSLQKAVSTTIRNHSRDYWTGTVYTTNRRVWEHDSDFKEYLRLTRAMAIDMETATLFSVGFYNEIPTGALLLVSDQPMIPQGVKTEESDKKVTGSFVRDHVQIGIDALNEIRNEGLTVKHLRY; encoded by the coding sequence ATGAAGAATAAAGAAGACATTATTGCCAATTGGTTGCCGAGGTATACTGGTCTTGCTTTGGAGGACTTCGGTAAGTATATCCTACTCACCAACTTCGACAACTACGTAGACCTATTCGCTGAAATGCAAGGGGCCGAAGTTCGCGGACTGGACAAGGCCATGCCAAGCGCCACAGCTGATGGTATAACCATGATCAATTTTGGAATGGGCTCGCCAAACGCGGCAACCATGATGGACTTACTGGGAGCGATTGACCCAAAGGCTGTCCTTTTCTTGGGTAAATGCGGCGGTCTTAAAAAGAAAAATGAACTCGGCGATCTGATTCTTCCCTTGGCGGCTATTCGGGGTGAAGGAACGTCGAATGACTTTTTCCCACCGGAAGTTCCGGCCCTTCCGGCATTTAGCCTTCAAAAAGCGGTATCCACAACTATTCGAAATCACAGCCGAGATTACTGGACCGGTACGGTTTACACGACGAATAGACGAGTATGGGAGCACGATTCAGATTTCAAGGAATACTTGCGCTTAACTCGGGCTATGGCCATTGATATGGAAACTGCCACTCTTTTCAGCGTTGGCTTTTACAACGAGATTCCGACCGGTGCGCTGCTGTTGGTGAGCGATCAGCCCATGATTCCGCAAGGGGTCAAAACAGAAGAGAGCGATAAAAAAGTAACGGGATCCTTTGTTCGCGATCACGTTCAAATTGGCATAGATGCGCTCAACGAAATCCGCAATGAGGGTTTAACGGTGAAACACCTTCGCTATTGA
- the holA gene encoding DNA polymerase III subunit delta translates to MDQFNQLVHDLKAGKYAPIYFLMGEEPFFIDEVVHFIEENALEESERSFNQTILYGKETDIDTVVSEAKRFPMMAERQVVILKEAQHLRKWDALEHYVEQPQPTTILIIAHKYKSFDKRKALFKKLTKSEAMVMESKKMYDDKVPGWVEQRVHQLGFTISFKAAALLVEFLGNDLGKIAKELEKLSILLKPGAEITPQFIEVNIGISKDYNNFELQNALGAGDIEKSNRIIDYFAADPSHHPIVVTLGVLYNFFSKLLIYHSLKDRSRGAVASALKVNPYFVAQYQQAAQRYSLRKSARVIGYLREADVRSKGVGNVSTAPHDLLRELVFKVLH, encoded by the coding sequence ATGGATCAATTCAATCAACTCGTTCACGATCTGAAAGCGGGTAAGTATGCACCCATTTATTTCTTGATGGGTGAAGAGCCTTTCTTTATTGATGAGGTGGTGCATTTCATTGAGGAAAACGCTCTTGAAGAAAGCGAACGCAGTTTCAATCAAACGATTCTTTACGGCAAGGAGACGGATATTGATACTGTGGTTTCAGAGGCCAAGAGGTTTCCAATGATGGCCGAAAGGCAAGTGGTCATCTTAAAGGAAGCACAGCATCTGAGAAAGTGGGATGCTCTGGAGCACTACGTTGAGCAGCCTCAGCCCACGACGATTCTCATCATTGCTCACAAGTACAAGAGTTTCGACAAACGCAAAGCACTCTTCAAGAAGTTGACCAAAAGTGAAGCTATGGTCATGGAGTCGAAGAAGATGTACGACGATAAAGTCCCGGGATGGGTTGAACAGCGCGTGCACCAATTGGGCTTCACCATTTCCTTTAAGGCGGCGGCTCTGCTCGTTGAGTTCTTAGGAAACGACTTGGGTAAGATAGCCAAGGAGTTGGAGAAGCTCTCCATTCTGCTCAAACCTGGAGCAGAAATCACTCCTCAGTTCATTGAAGTGAATATTGGCATAAGTAAAGACTACAACAATTTCGAGCTCCAAAATGCACTCGGAGCTGGCGATATCGAGAAGTCAAATCGAATCATTGACTATTTCGCCGCTGATCCAAGCCATCATCCCATAGTCGTCACCTTGGGAGTACTTTATAACTTCTTCAGCAAGCTACTCATATACCACAGCCTTAAAGACCGAAGCCGAGGCGCCGTGGCCAGCGCGTTAAAAGTGAATCCTTATTTCGTTGCTCAATATCAACAGGCGGCTCAGCGCTATTCGTTGAGGAAGTCTGCACGTGTCATCGGTTATCTGCGTGAAGCAGATGTGCGCTCCAAAGGCGTGGGAAATGTCAGTACTGCTCCGCATGATTTACTTCGGGAGCTCGTGTTCAAGGTGCTCCACTAG
- a CDS encoding membrane dipeptidase: MKKIWILLTAFTFAAQAHEPRPGEESKTWDASQKAKDFVEETIVIGFFASPYGAGWLEDQTFHDYLNRSRAAGITGHSMTLAAASHTWEQFEAEHQKWKSTMAQDPEKYIYVRSIRDIEAAHIRGNTTAVIWNSQTSTILNGDLKKVATLKEMGISSMILSYNDLFRAGSGCLAEFNGNNTGVTPWGLAIVDEMVKHGIIVDLSHLGPKMTMGIMDYMDERYPNVPYVFTHSVPAGLYKNEPKATERGCYRNISDEEALRVVKSGGYVSPTFTEWMMDGIWPDDITPQQCADMIDYYVQLVGVDHVGIASDDMFTTKPTMDFVAANPTMYNDGGYMVDAFNKGASGCGELAKILAAVTDELWSRGYTNEDLAKIYGGNKMRVYREVWEGFAPENDPVDAREREEFVREQRQKYLQR; this comes from the coding sequence ATGAAAAAGATTTGGATTCTACTCACGGCTTTTACTTTTGCGGCACAGGCACACGAACCACGGCCAGGTGAGGAAAGTAAAACCTGGGATGCCTCTCAAAAGGCTAAGGACTTTGTCGAAGAGACTATTGTGATTGGCTTTTTTGCCAGCCCCTATGGTGCTGGTTGGTTGGAAGATCAGACCTTTCACGACTATTTAAATCGTTCTCGTGCAGCAGGCATTACGGGACACAGCATGACCTTAGCTGCGGCAAGCCACACCTGGGAGCAATTTGAAGCGGAGCACCAGAAATGGAAGTCGACAATGGCGCAAGATCCGGAAAAGTACATTTACGTGCGTAGTATTCGAGATATTGAGGCCGCTCATATTCGTGGAAACACTACAGCGGTCATTTGGAACTCACAGACTTCCACAATTTTGAATGGAGACCTCAAAAAGGTCGCGACCCTCAAAGAGATGGGGATTTCGAGCATGATCCTTTCGTACAATGACTTATTTCGAGCGGGTTCTGGTTGCTTAGCAGAGTTTAACGGGAATAATACAGGCGTTACTCCATGGGGATTGGCCATCGTTGACGAAATGGTGAAACATGGTATAATCGTGGATCTTAGTCATTTAGGTCCAAAAATGACCATGGGCATTATGGACTATATGGACGAACGATATCCTAATGTTCCGTATGTCTTTACTCATTCAGTACCGGCAGGTTTATACAAAAATGAGCCAAAGGCCACGGAACGTGGGTGTTATCGAAATATCTCGGATGAAGAGGCCCTCCGTGTTGTTAAGTCTGGCGGATACGTATCTCCCACTTTTACGGAATGGATGATGGATGGTATATGGCCCGACGACATTACCCCTCAACAGTGTGCAGACATGATCGATTACTACGTCCAATTGGTTGGAGTAGACCATGTAGGGATAGCTTCGGACGATATGTTTACTACAAAACCCACTATGGACTTTGTTGCGGCAAATCCAACCATGTACAATGATGGAGGATACATGGTCGACGCATTCAATAAAGGAGCTTCTGGTTGTGGTGAATTGGCAAAAATTCTGGCAGCAGTAACGGATGAGCTTTGGAGCCGGGGCTACACCAATGAGGACCTTGCCAAAATCTACGGAGGAAACAAAATGCGGGTATACAGAGAGGTTTGGGAAGGTTTTGCTCCGGAAAATGACCCTGTTGACGCTCGTGAGCGTGAGGAGTTCGTGCGCGAACAGCGCCAGAAATACCTCCAGCGATAG